The DNA window TGAGCGTTATATCAGTATGGAACGCTTTTTTGAAATGGTAAAGACGGGCAGTGTTTTCTTTGATGATACCAGTACTCAACAAAAGGAAACAATTGGTGATATTGCCACCAGGGCATTTACGGAAACATGCATTTTGCTTGAAGATATTTATGGCACAAAAAAGATTGAAAAGTGGCAGTGGGGGCAGATTCATAAAATTAAATTTGACCATGTGCTGGGGAAATCATCACTGTTCAGGCCACTGGTCAATTACGGGCCGTTTCCGTTTGAAGGCGATGGTGAAACAAACTGTCGTGCAAAATTCCTGGAAGTAGTACCACCATTTATTGCGGATTTAGCATCTGCACCGCGTATCATTGTAATGTTTAATCCTCATCCTTCAGGGTACATGATGCTCATTACAGGTGAAAATGAACACTTCATGAGTAAGCACAATACGGATATGGTGGATGCATGGCTGGCTCATGAATATTTCAGTATGCAAGGGGAAAAAGCTACCTATTCAATGAAACTGGTACCGGCAAAATTTTAATATACAAGGGGGGGGGATAATGAAAATCCTGATAACTGGCGCAACTGGTTTTATAGGCTCAGTTCTGGTACATAAACTACTGTCACAGGGGTATTCAGTACGTGCACTGGTATTGCCGGGTGAAGAATGTAAAAACCTTTCACAAGCAGGAGTAGAAATTGCATACGGTGATTTGACCAATACAGAAAGTATTGCTGGTATATGTATTTTGCAATCCTTTGCATATTCGCTCGCCGTTAACTCGATTGGCAGTAGCGGTGATAGGCAGGGACAATGACGTTGATACTACACTGACGCAAGCTGAATTGGGGTGGAGAACAATGGTGGCGTATGATGAAGCTATGCTACATAGTGCTATAGCCCCTTTGTCATATTTCCTTAAATTGTATTGACTTAAAACCGCATCATAGAAATAATCAACCTTCATCACAAGTATATAAAACTATATTTCTATGTATAAACACAATGGGGTTGTATGGGGTATCACATAACTACAAAAAAATTATATCTATCAATAGCTCTTTTCTTTTTTCTGATGCAACCAGTTTTTGCCCAGGATAGTAATGCTCAAAGCACTGATGCCCAGAACTATCGCAACATGAATATAGATATGCAGGTGGTATATGGGCAATACAACGATATGCTGTCAACGGTTAACCTTTCACAGGAGCAGGAAGGCTTTGTATATCTCCTGCG is part of the Spirochaetota bacterium genome and encodes:
- a CDS encoding NAD-dependent epimerase/dehydratase family protein, with amino-acid sequence MKILITGATGFIGSVLVHKLLSQGYSVRALVLPGEECKNLSQAGVEIAYGDLTNTESIAGICILQSFAYSLAVNSIGSSGDRQGQ